In Bacillus toyonensis BCT-7112, a single window of DNA contains:
- the nhaC gene encoding Na+/H+ antiporter NhaC, which produces MVSKIESVLLTIFIFFCIGFSVIQLEVSPHIPILFGIVILLAFGFMKKISWSTMEKGMISSISAGIPSIFIFLLVGVLISVWIAAGTIPTLMVYGFQLVSPKIFVPTVFVVCAIVGTSIGSAFTTAATVGLAFMGMGSALGYDPALIAGAIISGAFFGDKMSPLSDTTNLAPAVTGVDLFEHIRNMLWTTVPAFIIAFIAYFILGSGSGGNVDFTSFISTLEKNATISIVTLIPILLLFLFAFKKVPAVPTLLAGIVVGIIILFIFKPSTSLTDLMKIMQDGYVSKTGIKDIDSLLSRGGLQSMMMSVALIFLALCMGGLLQGMGIIAQLMNIISSFVKNSTRLIISTASTAIGVNFLLGEQYLSIVLTGQAFANKYDEVGLERRNLSRVLEDAGTVINPLVPWGVSGVFLTNVLSVPTFDYLPYAIFCLACPVVTIIVGFTGFGLSWKKEKAVPVS; this is translated from the coding sequence ATGGTTTCAAAAATTGAATCTGTTCTTTTAACAATTTTTATCTTTTTCTGTATTGGTTTTAGTGTTATTCAATTAGAAGTTTCACCGCATATCCCGATTTTATTCGGTATCGTTATTTTATTAGCGTTTGGGTTTATGAAAAAAATCTCTTGGTCTACTATGGAAAAAGGGATGATCAGTAGTATTTCAGCGGGGATTCCATCTATTTTTATTTTCTTACTTGTAGGCGTATTAATTAGTGTATGGATCGCAGCTGGAACAATTCCAACTTTAATGGTATACGGCTTCCAACTTGTATCTCCGAAAATTTTCGTTCCAACTGTTTTTGTTGTTTGTGCGATTGTTGGAACGAGTATCGGTAGTGCATTTACAACTGCTGCAACTGTAGGACTTGCCTTTATGGGCATGGGTAGTGCTCTTGGATACGATCCAGCGCTTATCGCTGGTGCAATTATTTCTGGTGCATTCTTTGGGGATAAAATGTCTCCTTTATCTGATACAACAAACTTAGCTCCTGCTGTAACCGGTGTAGATTTATTTGAACATATTCGTAACATGCTTTGGACGACAGTTCCAGCTTTCATTATTGCTTTTATTGCATATTTCATTTTAGGCAGTGGATCTGGAGGCAATGTTGATTTCACATCCTTTATTAGCACGTTAGAAAAAAATGCAACAATTTCTATCGTTACACTTATTCCAATTTTATTACTGTTCCTATTCGCATTCAAAAAGGTTCCAGCAGTTCCAACATTACTTGCTGGAATCGTAGTAGGAATCATTATTCTCTTTATTTTCAAACCTAGTACATCTCTAACTGATTTAATGAAAATTATGCAGGACGGTTATGTTTCTAAAACTGGTATAAAAGATATTGATAGCTTATTATCTCGCGGCGGTTTACAAAGTATGATGATGTCCGTTGCCCTTATTTTCCTAGCTCTTTGCATGGGAGGATTACTACAAGGAATGGGTATTATCGCGCAGCTGATGAATATCATCTCTAGCTTTGTTAAAAATAGTACACGCTTAATTATTTCTACTGCTTCAACTGCAATTGGTGTAAACTTCTTACTTGGTGAACAGTACTTATCCATCGTTTTAACAGGACAAGCATTTGCTAATAAATACGATGAAGTCGGTTTAGAACGTCGTAATTTATCACGAGTACTAGAAGATGCTGGTACAGTAATTAATCCACTCGTACCATGGGGTGTAAGTGGCGTATTCTTAACAAACGTCCTTAGCGTTCCAACATTCGATTACCTGCCATACGCAATCTTCTGTTTAGCTTGTCCAGTTGTAACCATTATCGTCGGCTTTACTGGATTCGGTCTTTCATGGAAAAAAGAAAAAGCAGTACCAGTTTCATAA
- the cpdB gene encoding bifunctional 2',3'-cyclic-nucleotide 2'-phosphodiesterase/3'-nucleotidase translates to MKKSKKMLAGATLAIGVIAPQVLPTTAHADENTGESTVNLRILETSDIHVNLMNYDYYQTKTDNKVGLVQTATLVNKAREEAKNSVLFDDGDALQGTPLGDYVANKINDPKNPVDPSYTHPLYRVMNLMKYDVISLGNHEFNYGLDYLNKVISKTKFPVINSNVYKDDKDNNEENDQNYFKPYHIFEKEVEDESGQKQKVKIGVMGFVPPQVMNWDKANLEGKVKAKDIVETAKKMVPKMKAEGADVIVALAHSGVDKSGYNVGMENASYYLTEVTGVDAVLMGHSHTEVKDVFNGVPVVMPGVFGSNLGIIDMQLKKVSGKWEVQKEQSKPQLRPIVNNEGNVGPDQNLVNEIKDDHQATIDYVNTAVGKTTAPINSYFSLVQDDPSVQLVTNAQKWYVEKLFAENGQYSKYKGIPVLSAGAPFKAGGRNGATYYTDIPAGTLAIKNVADLYVYPNTLYAVKVNGAQVKEWLEMSAGQFNKIDPKETKEQPLVNIGYPTYNFDILDGLKYEIDVTQPAKYDKDGKVIKENANANRIVNMTYEGKPVADNQEFIVATNNYRGSSQTFPGVSKGEVVYQSQDETRQIIVKYMQETPVINPAADQNWTFKPIVADKLNTTFDSSPNAQKYIKKDGKISYVGPSENEFAKYAIDITKKNDGGEKPTTPPTGEGNNGGNPTTPPTGEGNNGGNPTTPPTGEGNNGGNPTTPPTNEGNSGNNAGSGQTTTDDQNTKETTTTVSENKEADKDERDLPKTGASVASTIGAGLAFVGAGLLMLFRRKKANR, encoded by the coding sequence GTGAAAAAGTCAAAAAAAATGCTAGCTGGAGCAACTCTTGCTATAGGTGTAATAGCGCCGCAAGTACTGCCAACAACAGCTCATGCGGATGAGAATACTGGGGAGAGTACAGTTAACTTACGAATTCTAGAAACATCAGATATTCACGTTAACTTAATGAATTACGATTATTATCAAACGAAAACAGATAATAAAGTAGGTCTCGTGCAAACGGCAACACTTGTTAATAAAGCACGTGAAGAAGCGAAGAACTCTGTCCTATTTGATGATGGGGATGCATTACAAGGGACACCGCTTGGAGATTATGTAGCGAATAAAATAAACGATCCGAAAAATCCTGTGGATCCTAGTTATACACATCCATTATATCGTGTAATGAATTTAATGAAGTATGACGTCATCTCTCTTGGGAATCATGAATTTAACTATGGTTTAGATTATTTAAACAAAGTGATTAGTAAAACAAAGTTCCCGGTTATTAACTCGAACGTCTATAAAGATGATAAAGATAATAATGAAGAGAACGACCAAAATTACTTTAAACCATATCATATTTTTGAAAAAGAAGTAGAAGATGAATCAGGTCAAAAACAGAAGGTGAAAATTGGGGTAATGGGATTTGTTCCACCTCAAGTTATGAACTGGGATAAAGCAAATTTAGAAGGAAAAGTTAAAGCGAAAGATATAGTTGAAACAGCGAAGAAAATGGTGCCGAAAATGAAAGCGGAAGGTGCAGATGTTATCGTTGCACTAGCGCATTCTGGTGTTGATAAGAGTGGATACAACGTTGGCATGGAAAACGCATCGTATTATTTAACAGAAGTTACTGGTGTAGATGCAGTATTAATGGGACATTCACATACTGAAGTGAAGGATGTATTTAATGGTGTTCCAGTTGTAATGCCTGGTGTGTTTGGAAGTAACTTAGGTATTATTGATATGCAATTGAAAAAGGTAAGCGGAAAATGGGAAGTACAAAAAGAGCAATCGAAGCCACAACTTCGTCCGATTGTTAATAATGAAGGTAATGTAGGACCTGATCAAAATTTAGTTAATGAAATTAAAGATGATCATCAAGCGACAATTGATTATGTGAATACAGCTGTAGGAAAAACGACAGCGCCAATTAATAGTTATTTCTCATTAGTACAAGATGATCCTTCTGTGCAACTTGTGACAAATGCCCAAAAATGGTATGTCGAAAAGTTGTTTGCTGAAAATGGACAATATAGTAAATATAAAGGAATACCAGTTTTATCTGCAGGCGCACCATTTAAAGCAGGTGGCCGAAACGGTGCTACATATTATACGGATATTCCAGCTGGAACGTTAGCAATTAAAAACGTTGCAGATTTATACGTATATCCAAATACTTTATATGCTGTAAAAGTAAATGGGGCACAAGTGAAAGAATGGCTTGAAATGTCTGCAGGTCAGTTTAATAAAATTGATCCAAAGGAAACGAAAGAACAGCCGTTAGTAAATATAGGCTATCCTACATATAACTTTGATATTTTAGATGGTTTAAAATACGAAATTGATGTGACGCAACCAGCAAAATATGATAAAGATGGAAAAGTTATAAAGGAAAATGCGAATGCGAATCGTATTGTAAATATGACGTATGAAGGTAAGCCAGTAGCTGACAATCAAGAATTTATCGTCGCTACAAATAACTATCGTGGAAGTAGCCAAACGTTCCCAGGTGTAAGTAAAGGGGAAGTTGTATACCAATCACAAGATGAAACACGTCAAATCATTGTGAAGTATATGCAAGAAACACCAGTTATTAATCCAGCAGCCGATCAAAACTGGACATTTAAGCCGATTGTTGCAGATAAATTAAATACAACATTCGATTCTTCACCAAATGCACAAAAGTATATAAAGAAAGATGGGAAAATATCATATGTTGGACCATCTGAAAATGAATTTGCTAAATATGCAATTGATATAACGAAGAAGAACGATGGTGGAGAAAAACCAACAACACCACCAACAGGTGAAGGTAATAATGGAGGAAATCCAACGACACCACCAACAGGTGAAGGCAATAATGGAGGGAATCCAACGACACCACCAACAGGTGAAGGTAATAATGGAGGGAATCCAACGACACCACCAACAAATGAAGGTAATAGTGGAAACAATGCAGGATCTGGACAAACTACAACAGATGATCAAAATACAAAAGAAACAACGACAACTGTAAGTGAAAATAAAGAAGCTGACAAAGATGAACGTGATTTACCGAAAACAGGTGCAAGTGTTGCTTCTACAATTGGAGCGGGTCTTGCATTTGTTGGAGCGGGATTACTTATGTTATTTAGAAGAAAGAAAGCAAATAGATAG
- a CDS encoding GDSL-type esterase/lipase family protein, whose product MKKVILIVVCLLLLIISYSNFEKNDETKQNEPEDKTEKTSAPSWIDKQTNDSFYHLVLGDSLAKGYGSTQGGFAELASRQIEAQIHKPITVENLGINGLTTDRLAKKVQSEDVKQKIRAANIITINIGGNNLFRLNRDVGVIDGIKMLNKEKAHFEADIKTIVKTVRDQNPNALLILSELYNPLQLDDSIASYADMFLDGWNESVYSISKANQPSIVLPIRKLISNDKKDLLFDQVHPNDNGYAIIANTFTKQVLSYKY is encoded by the coding sequence ATGAAAAAAGTCATCTTAATAGTTGTTTGTCTCCTCCTTCTAATCATTTCTTATTCTAATTTTGAAAAGAACGATGAGACAAAACAAAACGAACCTGAAGACAAAACAGAGAAAACCTCTGCTCCAAGTTGGATTGATAAGCAAACAAACGACTCCTTTTATCACCTCGTATTAGGTGATTCACTCGCTAAAGGATATGGATCGACACAAGGTGGATTTGCTGAATTAGCTTCCAGACAAATAGAAGCACAAATTCATAAACCAATTACAGTAGAAAATCTTGGGATAAACGGCCTTACTACAGATCGTCTCGCTAAAAAAGTTCAATCAGAAGATGTAAAGCAAAAAATTAGAGCTGCAAATATAATTACGATTAATATTGGAGGAAATAATTTATTTCGCTTAAATCGTGATGTCGGTGTTATAGATGGTATTAAAATGTTAAATAAAGAAAAAGCTCATTTTGAAGCGGATATAAAAACTATTGTAAAGACAGTTCGAGATCAAAATCCGAACGCTTTACTCATTCTCTCAGAACTCTATAACCCGTTACAACTCGATGACTCCATCGCAAGTTATGCAGACATGTTTTTAGACGGATGGAATGAATCCGTTTATTCCATTTCAAAAGCAAATCAACCGTCTATCGTTTTACCAATTCGTAAATTAATATCGAATGATAAAAAAGATTTACTATTTGACCAAGTGCACCCAAATGATAACGGCTATGCGATTATTGCTAATACATTTACAAAGCAAGTGTTATCCTACAAATATTAA
- a CDS encoding MarR family winged helix-turn-helix transcriptional regulator, with product MESREWERIVDHLLSLVPLFYRKFMLPGEFSSQRHMPPSHTQVLLLLHENGTLAVSEIGKRLAISRPNMTPLLNKLIQEELIERHYSEKDRRVILISLTAEGKLLVNQYQQFILDKLKENFQTLSEEEREKLIQSLQTIQNLILKTNA from the coding sequence ATGGAATCACGCGAGTGGGAACGTATTGTTGATCATCTTCTTTCGCTAGTGCCTCTTTTTTATCGCAAATTTATGCTTCCTGGAGAATTTTCTTCTCAAAGACATATGCCGCCATCACATACACAAGTATTACTACTTTTGCATGAAAATGGCACATTAGCAGTTTCCGAAATCGGCAAGCGGCTAGCGATTTCAAGGCCTAACATGACACCTCTATTAAACAAACTTATTCAAGAGGAACTAATAGAGCGTCATTATAGCGAAAAAGATCGACGGGTCATTTTAATTTCTCTAACAGCTGAAGGGAAATTATTAGTAAATCAGTATCAGCAATTCATTTTAGACAAACTAAAAGAAAATTTCCAAACATTATCTGAGGAAGAGCGCGAAAAGCTCATTCAATCTCTTCAAACCATTCAAAATTTAATTTTGAAAACAAACGCATAA
- a CDS encoding DUF2062 domain-containing protein — MMRVKTTKQTYSFFQRMWRILKFQYYKLLRSPEGAKKVSLGFAIGFGLEMLVIYTASLVYVIFYPIVRLAKGSFPAAVIGNIIGKISFLPVFLFPLAYALGKMIYPFHVQQIHHEPFTISDLFSSHIFTMLKSLLQSEVYVLIGMTILGVVFGVVSYFVVHYLYEKNRKLRLKNRKKKVREPLVQI, encoded by the coding sequence ATGATGAGAGTGAAAACAACTAAGCAAACATATTCGTTTTTTCAGCGGATGTGGAGAATATTAAAGTTTCAATATTATAAGTTGCTTCGATCGCCAGAAGGAGCAAAGAAAGTGTCGTTAGGTTTTGCTATTGGTTTTGGTTTAGAAATGTTAGTAATTTATACAGCATCGCTCGTATATGTAATATTTTATCCAATCGTTCGATTAGCAAAAGGATCATTTCCTGCTGCAGTTATTGGCAATATTATTGGGAAAATATCGTTTCTCCCAGTGTTTTTATTTCCGCTTGCGTATGCGCTAGGGAAAATGATTTATCCATTTCATGTACAACAAATACATCATGAACCATTTACGATATCGGACTTGTTTTCAAGTCACATTTTTACGATGTTAAAGAGCTTATTACAGAGTGAAGTATATGTATTAATTGGAATGACGATTTTAGGAGTTGTGTTCGGTGTAGTTTCATATTTCGTAGTGCATTATTTATATGAAAAGAATCGTAAGTTACGTTTGAAGAACAGAAAGAAAAAAGTGAGAGAACCACTTGTACAAATATAA
- the argF gene encoding ornithine carbamoyltransferase: protein MSTVQVPKLNTKDLLTLEELTKEEIISLIEFAIYLKKNKQEPLLQGKILGLIFDKHSTRTRVSFEAGMVQLGGHGMFLSGKEMQIGRGETVSDTAKVLSHYIDGIMIRTFSHADVEELAKESSIPVINGLTDDHHPCQALADLMTIYEEVNTFKGIKLAYVGDGNNVCHSLLLASAKVGMNMTVATPVGYEPNEEIVKKALAIAKETGAEIEILHNPELAVQEADFIYTDVWMSMGQDGEEEKYTLFQPYQINKELVMHAKQTYRFLHCLPAHREEEVTGEIIDGPQSIVFEQAGNRLHAQKALLVSLFNNVEEPS, encoded by the coding sequence ATGTCAACTGTACAAGTACCGAAATTAAATACGAAAGATCTTTTAACACTAGAAGAATTAACGAAAGAAGAAATTATTTCTTTAATTGAGTTCGCTATATATTTAAAAAAGAATAAGCAAGAGCCTTTATTACAAGGTAAAATATTAGGGCTTATCTTTGATAAACATTCAACTCGTACTCGTGTATCTTTTGAAGCAGGAATGGTACAGCTCGGAGGACATGGAATGTTTTTAAGTGGGAAGGAGATGCAAATCGGAAGAGGAGAGACCGTTTCTGATACTGCGAAAGTACTGTCTCATTATATTGATGGGATTATGATACGTACATTCTCACACGCGGATGTAGAAGAGTTGGCAAAAGAATCGAGCATTCCTGTTATTAATGGATTAACGGATGATCATCATCCTTGTCAAGCATTAGCAGATTTAATGACGATATATGAAGAAGTGAATACATTTAAAGGAATTAAATTGGCTTATGTAGGTGATGGGAATAATGTGTGTCATTCGTTACTGTTAGCGAGTGCAAAAGTCGGAATGAATATGACTGTGGCAACACCCGTAGGGTATGAACCGAATGAGGAAATTGTTAAAAAAGCGTTAGCGATTGCTAAAGAAACAGGCGCTGAAATTGAAATTTTGCATAATCCTGAATTAGCGGTACAGGAAGCAGATTTTATTTATACTGATGTTTGGATGAGTATGGGGCAAGATGGAGAAGAAGAGAAATATACTTTATTTCAACCTTATCAAATCAATAAAGAACTTGTTATGCATGCAAAGCAAACATATCGTTTCTTACACTGTTTACCTGCTCATCGTGAAGAAGAAGTAACAGGAGAAATTATTGATGGACCACAGTCTATCGTTTTTGAGCAAGCTGGTAATCGATTACATGCTCAAAAAGCATTATTAGTAAGTTTATTTAATAATGTAGAAGAACCTTCCTAA
- a CDS encoding acetylornithine transaminase — protein sequence MTSHLFQTYGRRNVEFVKGNGTKVIDKHGKQYVDFTSGIGVCNLGHCHPTVVKAVEKQLGDIWHISNLFTNSLQEEVALLVTENTALDYVFFCNSGAEANEAALKLARKHTGKSLVVTCEQSFHGRTFGTMSATGQDKVKEGFGPLLPSFLHIPFNDIQALEEVMNEEVAAVMIEVVQGEGGVILADSFFLKEIEILCNKYGSLFIIDEVQTGIGRTGTLFAYEQMGIKPDIVTIAKALGNGIPVGAVIGRKELGSSFNAGSHGSTFGGNYIAMTAAKEVLQVSKEPSFLKDVQEKGEYVLKRLQEELCHVECIQNIRGKGLMIGIEYKHEVSNFIEQLEKDGLLVLQAGPNVIRLLPPLIVTNEELEQAVYMIKKVVCTKNVSII from the coding sequence ATGACGAGTCATCTTTTTCAAACGTATGGAAGAAGAAACGTTGAGTTTGTAAAGGGGAATGGAACGAAAGTTATTGATAAACATGGTAAGCAATATGTAGATTTCACTTCCGGTATTGGAGTATGTAATTTAGGACATTGTCATCCTACTGTTGTAAAGGCGGTTGAAAAGCAACTTGGAGACATATGGCATATATCGAATTTATTTACAAACTCCTTACAAGAAGAGGTTGCATTGTTAGTAACAGAAAATACAGCATTAGATTATGTGTTTTTTTGTAATAGCGGGGCAGAGGCGAATGAAGCAGCTTTAAAGCTAGCTCGTAAGCATACTGGAAAATCTCTAGTCGTAACATGTGAGCAGTCTTTTCACGGTAGAACATTTGGAACGATGAGTGCAACAGGTCAAGATAAGGTGAAAGAAGGGTTTGGTCCACTACTTCCGTCTTTTTTACATATCCCTTTTAACGATATACAAGCATTAGAGGAAGTAATGAATGAAGAAGTTGCGGCAGTAATGATAGAAGTTGTTCAAGGAGAGGGCGGAGTCATACTAGCTGATTCGTTTTTTTTGAAAGAAATCGAAATATTATGTAATAAGTACGGTTCTCTATTTATTATAGACGAAGTACAAACGGGTATAGGAAGAACCGGAACACTATTCGCTTACGAACAAATGGGAATAAAACCTGATATCGTTACTATCGCTAAGGCTCTTGGAAATGGTATTCCCGTTGGAGCAGTAATTGGTAGGAAAGAACTGGGCTCTTCTTTTAATGCGGGATCACACGGTTCAACTTTTGGAGGGAATTATATTGCGATGACTGCTGCGAAAGAAGTGTTACAGGTAAGCAAGGAACCATCCTTTTTAAAAGACGTACAGGAAAAGGGCGAATACGTATTAAAGAGATTGCAAGAAGAGTTATGTCATGTCGAATGTATTCAAAATATTCGTGGCAAGGGGCTTATGATTGGAATCGAATATAAGCATGAAGTTTCAAATTTTATAGAACAACTTGAAAAAGACGGGCTACTCGTATTACAAGCAGGGCCGAATGTCATAAGACTATTACCGCCACTCATTGTAACGAATGAAGAGTTAGAACAGGCAGTATATATGATAAAAAAAGTAGTTTGTACAAAAAACGTATCAATCATATAA
- the argB gene encoding acetylglutamate kinase, producing MSDYIVIKCGGSMLDQLNDVFFDCIKKLQQKYKVVIVHGGGPEIDAKLKECHIKVEKRDGLRVTPKEVMDVVQMVLCGSTNKKFVMNLQKHNLLAVGLSGCDGNLLQVQPVSEEIGYVGEVSYVETTLLKKLIDMNYIPVIAPIGINGNEVYNINADTAAAGIADALSAKELIFITDVDGILHEGKLVKKTDESEIATFIEKGVITGGMIPKVQAALTSLKMGVQKVSIVNGTKDFTEVTGECIGTTVTKGVSIV from the coding sequence ATGAGTGATTATATCGTAATTAAATGCGGCGGTAGCATGTTGGATCAATTAAATGATGTGTTTTTTGATTGTATAAAGAAATTGCAACAGAAGTATAAGGTAGTGATTGTCCATGGTGGTGGCCCAGAAATTGATGCCAAATTAAAAGAGTGTCATATCAAAGTGGAAAAAAGAGATGGATTACGAGTAACACCAAAAGAAGTGATGGATGTTGTTCAAATGGTGCTATGTGGTAGTACAAATAAAAAGTTTGTAATGAATTTACAAAAGCATAATTTACTGGCCGTAGGGCTTTCAGGGTGTGACGGTAATTTACTTCAAGTTCAACCTGTCAGCGAAGAAATAGGATATGTAGGAGAGGTAAGTTATGTAGAAACAACCTTATTAAAAAAATTAATAGATATGAATTATATTCCTGTTATTGCCCCAATCGGAATAAATGGTAATGAGGTGTATAACATAAATGCGGATACTGCTGCAGCTGGGATTGCGGATGCGCTATCCGCAAAAGAACTTATTTTCATTACAGATGTAGATGGGATATTACATGAAGGGAAATTGGTAAAGAAAACAGATGAGTCTGAAATTGCAACTTTTATAGAAAAAGGTGTTATTACAGGCGGGATGATTCCGAAAGTACAGGCGGCACTTACATCATTAAAAATGGGAGTACAAAAGGTAAGTATTGTGAATGGTACAAAGGATTTTACTGAGGTCACAGGCGAGTGTATCGGAACGACGGTAACGAAAGGCGTGAGTATTGTATGA
- the argJ gene encoding bifunctional glutamate N-acetyltransferase/amino-acid acetyltransferase ArgJ, which yields MIKVASITKLESGSIVTPKGFSAIGTSNGLKKEKKDLGAIVCDVPASCAAVYTTNQIQAAPLQVTKDSIATEGKLQAIIVNSGNANACTGMKGLQDAYEIRTLGAEHFGVKENYVAVGSTGVIGVPLPMDSIRKGVTSLIPTKEVSEAHSFCEAILTTDLITKETCYEMIIDGKEVTIAGVAKGSGMIHPNMATMLSFITTDANIEHEVLQTALSQITNHTFNQITVDGDTSTNDMVIVMASGLSETKPINMEHTDWETFVFTLQKVCEDLAKKIAQDGEGATKLIEVNVLGAKASEEAKKIAKQIVGSSLVKTAIHGEDPNWGRIISSIGQSEVTINPNTIDITLQSIVVLKNSEPQIFSEEEMKKKLKEHEIIIDVYLHVGKETGSAWGCDLSYDYVKINACYRT from the coding sequence ATGATTAAAGTAGCGTCTATTACAAAATTAGAAAGTGGTTCAATTGTAACGCCGAAAGGCTTTTCGGCAATCGGTACTAGCAATGGTTTGAAAAAGGAGAAAAAGGATTTAGGTGCAATCGTTTGTGACGTACCAGCATCGTGCGCCGCTGTTTATACAACAAATCAAATACAAGCAGCACCCCTGCAAGTAACGAAAGATAGTATAGCAACTGAAGGGAAATTACAAGCAATTATCGTTAATAGCGGAAATGCAAATGCTTGTACAGGAATGAAAGGGCTACAAGATGCTTACGAGATACGAACATTAGGGGCAGAACACTTTGGTGTAAAAGAAAATTACGTTGCGGTCGGTTCAACTGGTGTAATTGGAGTACCTTTACCGATGGATAGCATCCGCAAGGGAGTTACATCTCTTATACCGACAAAAGAGGTAAGTGAAGCTCATTCTTTTTGTGAAGCAATTTTAACGACGGATCTTATAACGAAAGAAACTTGTTATGAGATGATTATTGATGGAAAAGAAGTGACTATCGCTGGTGTTGCTAAAGGTTCAGGAATGATTCATCCGAATATGGCAACGATGCTTAGTTTTATTACAACAGATGCCAATATAGAGCATGAAGTATTGCAAACAGCATTATCACAAATTACGAATCATACATTTAACCAAATTACGGTAGATGGAGATACTTCTACAAATGATATGGTCATCGTTATGGCAAGTGGATTGTCGGAAACGAAACCAATCAATATGGAACACACAGACTGGGAAACTTTCGTATTTACTTTACAGAAGGTATGTGAAGATTTAGCAAAAAAAATTGCACAAGATGGTGAAGGTGCTACGAAGTTAATAGAAGTAAATGTGCTAGGGGCTAAAGCGAGTGAAGAGGCAAAGAAAATTGCAAAGCAAATAGTTGGTTCAAGTCTTGTGAAAACCGCAATACACGGTGAAGACCCAAATTGGGGGCGAATTATTAGCAGTATTGGACAAAGTGAAGTAACGATTAATCCAAATACAATTGATATTACTCTTCAATCTATCGTTGTGCTAAAAAATAGTGAACCTCAAATATTTTCTGAAGAGGAAATGAAAAAGAAATTAAAAGAACATGAAATTATTATTGATGTGTATTTACATGTAGGAAAAGAGACCGGATCAGCTTGGGGATGCGACTTAAGTTATGATTATGTAAAAATAAACGCTTGTTATCGTACATAA
- the argC gene encoding N-acetyl-gamma-glutamyl-phosphate reductase: MKVAIIGATGYGGIELIRLLEQHPYFSISSLHSFSQVGECIANVYPHFRNILVHTLQEIDVEEIEKEAEIVFLATPAGVSAELTPKLLQVGLKVIDLSGDFRMIDPSSYELWYKRPAAQEEILRKAVYGLSEWKRSEVQNADLIANPGCFATAVLLAIAPLMRSGIIEEDSIIIDAKSGVSGAGKTPTTMAHFPELYDNLHIYKVNQHQHIPEIEQMLAEWNSEMKPITFSTHLIPISRGIMITLYAKVKKEMKIEQLQKLYEETYEYSAFVRVRSHGEFPSPKEVRGSNYCDIGVAYDERTERVTVVSVIDNMMKGAAGQAIQNANVLAGLEETTGLQHMPLYP, translated from the coding sequence ATGAAAGTCGCAATTATTGGAGCAACTGGATATGGAGGTATTGAATTAATTCGGTTATTAGAGCAGCATCCGTATTTTTCGATATCATCTCTCCATTCTTTTTCGCAAGTTGGTGAGTGTATAGCGAATGTATATCCACATTTTCGAAATATCCTTGTCCATACGTTACAAGAAATTGATGTGGAGGAAATAGAGAAGGAAGCAGAAATTGTATTTTTAGCAACCCCAGCAGGTGTATCGGCAGAATTAACTCCAAAATTATTACAGGTAGGTTTAAAAGTAATTGACCTATCTGGAGACTTTCGTATGATAGATCCCTCATCATATGAACTGTGGTATAAAAGGCCAGCTGCACAAGAAGAAATTCTTAGGAAAGCAGTATATGGGCTAAGTGAATGGAAAAGGTCTGAGGTTCAAAATGCAGATTTAATTGCAAACCCAGGATGTTTTGCTACAGCTGTATTATTAGCGATAGCGCCGTTAATGCGTAGCGGCATAATTGAAGAAGATTCCATTATTATTGATGCGAAATCAGGAGTATCTGGAGCGGGCAAAACGCCAACAACAATGGCTCACTTTCCTGAGTTATATGATAACTTACACATTTATAAAGTTAATCAGCATCAGCATATTCCTGAGATTGAGCAAATGCTTGCAGAGTGGAATAGTGAAATGAAGCCAATCACGTTTAGTACACATTTAATACCGATATCACGGGGGATTATGATTACACTTTATGCGAAAGTGAAAAAGGAAATGAAAATAGAGCAGCTTCAAAAATTGTATGAAGAAACGTATGAATACTCAGCTTTCGTTCGAGTTCGCTCTCATGGAGAATTTCCAAGTCCGAAAGAAGTAAGGGGCTCAAATTATTGTGATATTGGGGTAGCTTACGATGAAAGAACAGAAAGAGTTACGGTCGTTTCTGTTATAGACAATATGATGAAAGGTGCGGCTGGGCAAGCGATTCAAAACGCAAATGTATTAGCGGGATTGGAAGAGACAACAGGTTTACAGCATATGCCGCTTTATCCATAA